The Polynucleobacter sp. HIN7 genomic interval AAAAACGATATCGCTCATTGGATAGTTCTGACGTTCTTGATCGTTAAGGATTGTTTTAATCGATAAGCCCATTGGATCCACATCGGTTGTGATGGTCGGTCCAAATACGCCAAAAGTATCAAAGCTCTTTGAGCGGCTCCATTGTGCGTAACCAGGGTTGCGATTCAAAATCTCGATGGCGGTGACATCATTGACACAGGTATAGCCAAAAATAAATTGAGCGGCATCGGCAACGCTCACCCCATGGCATTTTGTCCCAATCACAATCCCAAGTTCACCTTCATAAATAACCTTTCCTGCATAGGATTTCGGCACTTGGATGGTTTGTCCCGCCGCTAGAAAGGAATTACTTGCTTTTAAGAAATACAAAGGCTCATCCGGAACGGTGTGCTCAAGCTTCGTTACCAAGGCATGAAAGTTATCCACTAGGGCAATGAATTTACTTGGAACGCAGGGTATCTCAAGCGTGACATCCGCAATCTTGAGGAATTCACCAGTTGCTTTGGGGTTAGCAAATAAATCGCCGACATAAACAGCAATTTGATCGCCTTGTAACTGTCCAAATCCAACATTGCCTTGATGCGTGTAGCGTAACCACTGTGCCATAGTACCGTTCTCCTTTGTATATGATTACCATGATCTTATCAATTACCACCGAGTCACTCTAAAAAATGCCAGAACTGTTATTTGCACCTGAGTTCGACAGCGCAATTCCATATATTCAACGTACACGCTCGTACTATCTGGCACTTGGTTATGACAATCCCTATGTTTGGGCGCATTACAGCAATGTGCCATTTACCCCCTTAAAAAAGTCATTAAAAGCCTCGACATTGGCTTTAATTACAACCGCAGTTCCGTATGATCCTTCAAAGGGAGATCAGGGGCCTGGTGCTCCATACAACGCACAGGCAAAGTTTTATGAGCCCTATGCAATGCCAAGCACAGTCAACCCTGATTTACGGATTGCGCATGTGGGTATAGATCGAAAGCATGCGAA includes:
- a CDS encoding fumarylacetoacetate hydrolase family protein produces the protein MAQWLRYTHQGNVGFGQLQGDQIAVYVGDLFANPKATGEFLKIADVTLEIPCVPSKFIALVDNFHALVTKLEHTVPDEPLYFLKASNSFLAAGQTIQVPKSYAGKVIYEGELGIVIGTKCHGVSVADAAQFIFGYTCVNDVTAIEILNRNPGYAQWSRSKSFDTFGVFGPTITTDVDPMGLSIKTILNDQERQNYPMSDIVFTPAQLVSLISQDMTLMPGDVIACGTSVGVGSMKPGSQVSIVIDGVGRLDNRFE